In Shinella sp. XGS7, a single genomic region encodes these proteins:
- a CDS encoding peptidoglycan recognition family protein produces the protein MPRRSPATLLQQVTAVLGVTLTLTGCAQAPRAPLPAPPPLPPIERVSVADWGGTPGPAPAQPQRITHITLHHQGETWVAGSDVAAYLRRLQQWSRLSKRWADIPYHYVIAPDGRIYMARPEAQAGDTNTQYDPRGHALVMVLGNFEAARPTVVQLEAVVALMAQLAATHGIEPATIASHRDYSAQTVCPGAHLYPYVSSGWLQRAVAARLAGSRELPPLLP, from the coding sequence ATGCCCCGTAGAAGCCCCGCCACCCTGTTACAGCAAGTGACCGCCGTGCTGGGCGTCACGCTGACGCTGACTGGATGCGCCCAGGCGCCGCGCGCGCCCCTGCCAGCACCGCCACCGCTGCCGCCGATTGAGCGGGTGTCGGTGGCCGACTGGGGCGGCACGCCGGGCCCGGCCCCCGCCCAGCCCCAACGCATCACCCACATCACCCTGCACCACCAGGGCGAGACCTGGGTGGCCGGCAGCGATGTGGCGGCCTATCTGCGGCGGCTGCAGCAGTGGTCACGCCTGAGCAAGCGCTGGGCGGACATTCCCTACCACTATGTGATCGCGCCCGATGGCCGCATCTACATGGCGCGGCCCGAGGCCCAGGCCGGTGACACCAATACCCAGTACGACCCGCGCGGCCACGCCCTCGTCATGGTGCTGGGCAATTTCGAGGCCGCGCGGCCCACGGTCGTGCAGCTGGAAGCGGTGGTGGCCCTGATGGCACAGCTGGCCGCCACGCACGGGATAGAACCCGCGACCATCGCCTCGCACCGCGACTACAGCGCCCAGACCGTGTGCCCGGGCGCTCATCTCTACCCCTATGTGAGCAGCGGCTGGCTGCAGCGCGCGGTGGCGGCGCGCCTGGCCGGCTCGCGCGAGCTGCCGCCCCTGCTGCCCTGA
- a CDS encoding Crp/Fnr family transcriptional regulator, translating to MSSSLHSLHVYAPPGLPPTALPVMPASTDAEPAERWQALLGGARLGPEVLASLEAMARPRALAAGARVFGRGETPQGLVAVLEGSVGLGQLREDGVFQLERTLRGPAWVDLASAWLLDGHGQDAQALGAAQVVVLPLAAVRQLMLRQPALQERLLVALAQTVRALSAVTHDLMHKDAEKRLVAWLLQQSEGRAQLRLAERKRDIAAQLAITPETLSRMMRQLKEKGLIAVAGYTVQLLDLAGLQALAREG from the coding sequence GTGAGTTCCTCGCTGCACAGTCTGCATGTCTACGCACCGCCCGGCCTGCCGCCGACCGCGCTGCCCGTCATGCCCGCCTCCACCGACGCCGAACCGGCCGAGCGCTGGCAGGCCCTGCTGGGCGGCGCCCGCCTCGGGCCCGAGGTGCTGGCCAGCCTGGAGGCCATGGCGCGGCCGCGTGCACTGGCCGCGGGGGCGCGGGTCTTCGGCCGCGGCGAGACGCCGCAAGGCCTGGTGGCCGTGCTGGAAGGGTCGGTGGGTCTGGGCCAGCTGCGCGAGGACGGGGTGTTCCAGCTGGAGCGCACCCTGCGCGGCCCGGCCTGGGTGGATCTGGCCAGCGCCTGGCTGCTGGACGGCCATGGGCAGGATGCCCAGGCCCTGGGCGCGGCCCAGGTGGTGGTGCTGCCCCTGGCGGCCGTGCGCCAGCTGATGCTGCGCCAGCCCGCCCTGCAGGAGCGCCTGCTGGTGGCCCTGGCCCAGACGGTGCGGGCGCTCTCGGCCGTGACCCATGATCTGATGCACAAGGACGCCGAGAAGCGCCTGGTGGCCTGGCTCCTGCAGCAGTCCGAGGGCCGTGCCCAGCTGCGCCTGGCCGAGCGCAAGCGCGATATCGCCGCCCAGCTCGCCATCACGCCCGAGACGCTCTCGCGCATGATGCGCCAGCTCAAGGAAAAAGGCCTGATCGCAGTAGCCGGCTACACGGTGCAGCTGCTGGACCTTGCCGGCCTGCAGGCCCTGGCCCGCGAGGGCTGA
- a CDS encoding DUF4124 domain-containing protein, with the protein MNKKRDVPARRGLRLGGLAGLLALALLQGYPTPAAAEVWKCRAEDGGVRFSDKPCPGSGEAIESRRLQPNVVDAVRLPAAASGAAREAESEAAQRPPVNDCPGDQELREMEVRANSRTLGDAEKNFMQDEIRRVFQCRKGQGRYTWEDWKISREARAAQSSSNAESARRRAEAMHSAADPVEGDRIAQQRRDTEREQALAAARQRRLQQQPQPITPPLPPCPAGSQAAGQARGQCS; encoded by the coding sequence ATGAACAAGAAGCGAGATGTGCCAGCACGCCGCGGCCTGCGCCTGGGGGGCCTCGCGGGGCTGCTGGCCTTGGCCCTGCTGCAGGGCTACCCGACCCCGGCGGCGGCCGAGGTCTGGAAATGCCGCGCCGAGGACGGTGGTGTGCGCTTCTCTGACAAGCCCTGCCCCGGCAGCGGTGAAGCCATCGAGTCGCGCCGCCTGCAGCCCAATGTGGTGGACGCCGTGCGCCTGCCCGCCGCCGCTTCGGGCGCCGCCCGCGAGGCAGAGAGCGAAGCCGCTCAGCGTCCCCCGGTCAACGACTGCCCCGGCGACCAGGAGCTGCGCGAGATGGAGGTCCGGGCCAACTCGCGCACGCTCGGCGATGCCGAGAAGAACTTCATGCAGGATGAGATCCGGCGCGTGTTCCAGTGCCGCAAGGGCCAGGGCCGCTACACCTGGGAGGACTGGAAGATCAGCCGCGAGGCCCGCGCCGCGCAGAGCAGCTCCAATGCCGAAAGCGCGCGGCGTCGCGCCGAGGCCATGCACAGCGCGGCCGATCCGGTGGAGGGGGATCGCATCGCCCAGCAGCGCCGCGATACCGAGCGCGAGCAGGCCCTGGCGGCCGCCCGCCAGCGCCGCCTGCAGCAGCAGCCCCAACCCATCACACCGCCCCTGCCGCCCTGCCCCGCGGGCTCGCAGGCCGCCGGCCAGGCAAGGGGCCAGTGCTCCTGA
- the kdgR gene encoding DNA-binding transcriptional regulator KdgR, translating to MDDDLNEGGKQQPESVAAVLKVFAILQALSEQRDTGISELSVRLAMPKATVYRFLQTMKTLGYVSQESDSERYGLTMKAFELGARALQYPDLVELAKHHMQMLADATGETVHLGTLIDSEIIYVHKVDSRHMLGMYSRVGRRAPIHCTAIGKVLMAWEHPERRQRVLQGAEFKRFRDKTIVEPAAFAAELERVKAQGFGEDREEFDDHIRCLGVPIFDRLGQPIAGMSVSFPTFRYDEAKAPEVVKMLQDASRDISARLGCSRFPLDAAGG from the coding sequence ATGGACGACGATCTGAACGAGGGCGGCAAACAACAGCCCGAATCGGTGGCGGCGGTGCTCAAGGTCTTCGCCATCCTGCAGGCCTTGTCCGAGCAGCGCGATACCGGCATCTCGGAACTGTCGGTGCGTTTGGCCATGCCCAAGGCCACGGTCTACCGCTTTCTGCAGACCATGAAGACCCTGGGCTATGTCAGCCAGGAGAGCGACAGCGAGCGCTACGGCCTGACCATGAAGGCCTTCGAGCTCGGCGCCAGGGCCTTGCAATACCCTGATCTGGTGGAGCTGGCCAAGCACCATATGCAGATGCTGGCCGACGCCACCGGCGAGACCGTGCACCTGGGCACCCTGATCGACTCCGAGATCATCTATGTGCACAAGGTGGACTCGCGCCACATGCTGGGCATGTATTCCCGCGTGGGCCGGCGCGCGCCCATCCACTGCACGGCCATCGGCAAGGTGCTGATGGCCTGGGAGCATCCCGAGCGGCGCCAGCGCGTGCTGCAGGGCGCGGAGTTCAAGCGCTTTCGCGACAAGACCATCGTCGAGCCCGCGGCCTTTGCTGCCGAGCTGGAGCGGGTCAAGGCCCAGGGCTTTGGCGAGGACCGCGAGGAGTTCGACGACCACATCCGCTGCCTGGGTGTGCCCATCTTCGACCGCCTGGGCCAGCCCATCGCCGGCATGAGCGTGAGCTTTCCCACCTTCCGCTACGACGAGGCCAAGGCCCCGGAGGTGGTGAAGATGCTGCAGGACGCCAGCCGTGACATCTCGGCCCGCCTGGGCTGCAGCCGCTTCCCGCTGGACGCTGCAGGCGGCTGA
- a CDS encoding glycerate kinase produces the protein MSLLDDPRALLRHLYDVAVARALPGRVLAQHLPPPPQGRTLVLGAGKAGGAMAQALEAAWPREAPLSGLVITRYGHVPPGYRPERLALVEAAHPVPDEAGRRAAERMLSLCAGLTADDLVICLISGGGSALLSLPAPGLSLADKQAVNRALLASGAAIGEMNCVRKHLSAIKGGRLAAACAPARVLTLAISDVPGDAPAVIASGPTVADATSCAEALAICERYGIELPPAARAGLSSGAFETPKPGDARLAGHELVMLATPQQSLEAAAEAARALGLAAHILSDEMEGESREVGKVHAALARAVARRGAPFSKPCLILSGGETTVTLKHKGGRGGRATEFLLGAAIALQGEPGVHVLAADTDGIDGIEDNAGALVTPSTLARAAALGLNAQRELEANNAYGFFAPLGDLVSPGPTFTNVNDFRALLIL, from the coding sequence ATGAGCCTGCTCGACGATCCGCGCGCCCTGCTGCGCCATCTCTACGACGTGGCCGTGGCGCGTGCGCTGCCTGGCCGGGTGCTGGCGCAACACCTGCCCCCGCCGCCCCAGGGGCGCACCCTGGTGCTGGGCGCCGGCAAGGCCGGGGGCGCCATGGCCCAGGCCCTGGAGGCCGCCTGGCCGCGCGAGGCGCCGCTGTCCGGCCTGGTGATCACGCGCTACGGCCATGTCCCGCCGGGCTACCGGCCCGAGCGTCTGGCCCTGGTGGAAGCCGCCCATCCGGTGCCCGACGAGGCCGGCCGCCGTGCCGCCGAGCGCATGCTGAGCCTGTGCGCCGGGCTCACGGCCGACGATCTGGTGATCTGCCTGATCTCGGGCGGCGGCTCGGCCCTCTTGAGCCTGCCTGCGCCGGGCCTGAGCCTGGCCGACAAGCAGGCCGTCAACCGCGCCCTGCTGGCCAGCGGCGCGGCCATCGGCGAGATGAACTGCGTGCGCAAGCACCTCTCGGCCATCAAGGGAGGCCGCCTCGCCGCCGCCTGCGCGCCGGCCCGGGTGCTGACGCTGGCCATCAGCGATGTGCCCGGCGACGCCCCGGCCGTCATTGCCTCCGGCCCCACGGTGGCCGATGCCACGAGCTGCGCCGAGGCCCTGGCCATCTGCGAGCGTTACGGCATCGAGCTGCCGCCCGCCGCGCGCGCCGGCCTGAGCTCCGGCGCCTTCGAAACCCCCAAGCCCGGCGACGCCCGCCTGGCCGGCCATGAGCTCGTGATGCTGGCCACGCCGCAGCAGAGCCTGGAGGCCGCGGCCGAGGCGGCCCGCGCCCTGGGCCTGGCGGCCCATATCCTGAGCGACGAGATGGAGGGCGAGTCCCGCGAGGTGGGCAAGGTGCATGCGGCCCTGGCCCGTGCGGTGGCGCGGCGCGGGGCGCCGTTCAGCAAGCCCTGCCTCATCCTCTCCGGTGGCGAGACCACCGTGACCCTGAAGCACAAGGGCGGGCGCGGCGGCCGGGCCACCGAGTTCCTGCTGGGCGCGGCCATCGCGCTGCAGGGCGAGCCGGGCGTGCATGTGCTGGCGGCGGATACCGACGGCATCGATGGCATCGAGGACAACGCCGGCGCCCTGGTCACGCCCAGCACCCTGGCCCGCGCCGCGGCCCTGGGCCTGAACGCGCAGCGCGAGCTGGAGGCCAACAATGCCTATGGCTTCTTCGCGCCCCTGGGCGATCTGGTCTCGCCCGGCCCCACCTTCACCAATGTGAACGACTTCCGGGCCCTGCTGATCCTCTGA
- a CDS encoding hemerythrin domain-containing protein, translating into MSPPATLNPGSSYAQPLALLAACHERVTRSLDLLERLIQHLQGRPGGPDDAARDAAADVRRYFTVAAPLHHQDEELHLFPRLEVAGQAALAQRLRAEHRELEALWAPLDTALSRLDDIEALRRHALPFIALMRRHVALEDGELFPAALPLLDPQSQAAIGTEMAARRGLVL; encoded by the coding sequence ATGAGCCCGCCTGCGACCCTGAACCCTGGCAGCAGCTATGCCCAGCCCCTGGCGCTGCTGGCCGCCTGTCATGAACGCGTCACACGCAGCCTGGATCTGCTGGAACGCCTGATCCAGCATCTCCAGGGCCGCCCGGGCGGCCCTGACGACGCGGCCCGGGACGCCGCCGCCGACGTGCGGCGCTACTTCACCGTCGCCGCGCCCCTGCACCACCAGGACGAGGAACTGCACCTCTTCCCGCGCCTGGAGGTGGCCGGCCAGGCGGCGCTGGCCCAGCGGCTGCGTGCCGAGCACCGCGAGCTGGAGGCGCTGTGGGCGCCCCTGGACACGGCCCTGAGCCGGCTGGATGACATCGAGGCCCTGCGCCGCCACGCCCTGCCCTTCATCGCCCTGATGCGCCGCCATGTGGCGCTGGAGGACGGCGAGCTCTTCCCCGCCGCCCTGCCCCTGCTGGACCCGCAGAGCCAGGCGGCCATCGGCACCGAGATGGCCGCACGCCGCGGCCTGGTGCTGTAG
- a CDS encoding pectinesterase family protein translates to MRRAALALCLVTTALSTQAQAVLRPQLTAEQAARHQAADYLQGWRPQPLDVRAWWPDWIVAADGSGTHRTVQAALDALPAAEAGEGRRRYILVKPGVYRESLCARGKAPFTLYGDPAAPRPTLVEGRYSAQPKPVGQAVNACVGAAEAASYGTAGSASVALIGEGIQLLHLRIFNDAMDGVRLGQGYPPGAGERGGAQAVALLLQGDRHQLQQLELLGHQDTFYVAREAQRPGPARVHVRDSLIAGDVDFIFGNASLVIEGGTVLSRAGRRAPGEPGHVLAPSTLTSEPYGFLLSGVRMRAEPGLQDGSASLGRAWDQGVKPGTWPADLPAAARPNGQALIRDSELGPHLGPWAASTARRPFEAGINRLSEFNNRAAPRDWGRERLALDDGWAAAEGGTTGGSAAAPEDVYEVYNRAELERALAAGSRPKIIRLHRRIDLSRDAQDRPLGYEDYRDPDFDFQAYVQAFDPARWGRRAPEGPQEEARKRSARRQAERVVLRLPSNTTLIGVGPEAGFINGMLLLERVQNLILRGLHFADAYDFFPAWDPNDNAAGEWNSEYDTLSLRGARHVWIDHCSFDDGPRVDGQARVALGRPLQHHDGLLDITQQSDLVTVSWNRFSSHDKTTLVGGSDAHRQDEGRLRVSFHHNLWEAVKERTPRVRYGQVHLYNNLFVGRSAAAGGGDYAYGYSIGVGLRSRIVSEANVFETSPDIPSRQLVRLLKGQGLRDRGSLHNGRPIDLMALLREVHPEAALIDEPGWSPLLRGPLDPAEAVAQRVRAGAGAIIQAN, encoded by the coding sequence ATGAGGCGAGCCGCGCTGGCGCTCTGCCTGGTGACCACCGCGCTGAGCACACAGGCCCAGGCTGTGCTGCGGCCGCAGCTGACGGCCGAGCAGGCCGCGCGCCATCAGGCGGCGGACTATCTGCAGGGCTGGCGGCCGCAGCCCCTGGATGTCCGTGCCTGGTGGCCGGACTGGATCGTGGCGGCCGATGGCAGCGGCACACACCGCACAGTGCAGGCTGCGCTCGATGCGCTGCCGGCCGCCGAGGCCGGGGAGGGGCGGCGGCGCTACATCCTCGTCAAGCCGGGCGTGTACCGCGAGTCGCTGTGTGCCCGCGGCAAGGCGCCGTTCACGCTCTACGGCGATCCGGCCGCGCCGCGACCCACCCTGGTGGAGGGGCGCTACAGCGCCCAGCCCAAGCCGGTGGGGCAGGCGGTGAATGCCTGCGTGGGCGCGGCCGAGGCTGCGAGCTACGGCACGGCCGGCAGCGCCAGCGTGGCCCTGATCGGCGAGGGTATCCAGCTGCTGCACCTGCGCATCTTCAATGACGCGATGGACGGTGTGCGCCTGGGCCAGGGCTATCCGCCCGGCGCGGGCGAGCGCGGCGGCGCCCAGGCCGTGGCCCTGCTGCTGCAGGGCGATCGCCACCAGCTGCAGCAGCTGGAGCTGCTGGGCCATCAGGACACCTTCTACGTGGCCCGCGAGGCGCAGCGTCCGGGGCCGGCCCGCGTCCATGTGCGCGACAGCCTGATCGCCGGCGATGTGGATTTCATCTTCGGCAATGCCAGCCTGGTGATCGAGGGCGGCACCGTGCTCAGCCGCGCCGGCCGCCGCGCGCCGGGCGAGCCCGGCCATGTGCTGGCGCCCAGCACCCTGACGAGCGAGCCCTATGGCTTCTTGCTCAGCGGCGTGCGCATGCGGGCCGAGCCCGGCCTGCAGGACGGCAGCGCCTCCCTGGGACGCGCCTGGGATCAGGGCGTGAAGCCCGGCACCTGGCCCGCCGATCTGCCGGCCGCCGCACGGCCCAACGGTCAGGCCCTGATCCGTGACAGCGAGCTGGGGCCGCATCTGGGGCCCTGGGCAGCCAGCACCGCGCGCCGCCCTTTCGAGGCCGGCATCAACCGCCTGAGCGAATTCAACAACCGCGCCGCCCCACGCGACTGGGGTCGCGAACGCCTGGCGCTGGATGATGGCTGGGCCGCGGCGGAGGGCGGCACCACGGGCGGCAGCGCGGCGGCGCCCGAGGATGTATACGAGGTCTACAACCGCGCCGAGCTCGAGCGGGCGCTGGCGGCGGGCAGCCGGCCCAAGATCATCCGCCTGCACCGCCGCATCGACCTCAGCCGCGACGCGCAGGACCGGCCGCTGGGCTATGAGGATTACCGCGACCCCGACTTCGACTTCCAGGCCTATGTGCAGGCCTTTGACCCCGCGCGCTGGGGCCGGCGTGCGCCCGAGGGCCCGCAGGAAGAGGCGCGCAAGCGCTCGGCGCGGCGCCAGGCCGAGCGCGTGGTGCTGCGCCTGCCCTCCAACACCACGCTGATCGGTGTGGGCCCGGAGGCCGGCTTCATCAACGGCATGCTGCTGCTGGAGCGGGTGCAGAACCTGATCCTGCGCGGCCTGCATTTCGCTGATGCCTACGACTTCTTCCCCGCCTGGGACCCGAATGACAACGCGGCGGGCGAGTGGAACTCGGAGTACGACACCCTGTCCCTGCGCGGTGCCCGCCATGTGTGGATCGACCATTGCAGCTTTGACGACGGCCCGCGCGTGGACGGTCAGGCCCGTGTGGCCCTGGGCCGTCCCCTGCAGCATCACGATGGGCTGCTGGACATCACCCAGCAGTCCGACCTGGTCACCGTGTCCTGGAACCGCTTCAGCAGTCACGACAAGACCACCCTGGTGGGCGGCAGCGACGCCCACCGCCAGGACGAGGGCCGGCTGCGTGTGAGCTTCCATCACAACCTTTGGGAGGCGGTGAAGGAGCGCACGCCGCGGGTGCGCTACGGCCAGGTCCATCTCTACAACAACCTCTTCGTCGGGCGCAGCGCCGCGGCCGGCGGCGGGGACTATGCCTATGGCTACTCCATCGGCGTGGGCCTGCGCTCGCGCATCGTGAGCGAGGCCAATGTCTTCGAGACCTCGCCCGACATTCCCAGCCGCCAGCTCGTGCGCCTGCTCAAGGGTCAGGGCTTGCGTGACCGTGGTTCCCTGCACAACGGCCGGCCCATCGATCTGATGGCCCTGCTGCGCGAGGTCCATCCCGAGGCCGCGCTGATCGACGAGCCGGGGTGGAGTCCCTTGCTGCGCGGCCCGCTGGACCCGGCCGAGGCCGTGGCGCAGCGGGTGCGCGCCGGCGCCGGTGCAATAATCCAGGCCAATTGA
- a CDS encoding HDOD domain-containing protein, with protein MLAAAEKFFQSPHALPTMPEVAGKLLKSFDDDNISMATLAALIGKDPGLAAKVLRLANSARYSPSHQIDTLQDAAATLGMETLRNLSLAACLSGAFPSVPGLDRAQFWRHSIATASYAQLLSRMLQVNADTAYLAGLMLRTGQLMMARLQPEAVADVEAHAAEPGSRYSLEQHRFDCTHADVTASLAQHWHFPASLVRAFEDAHAPLEHSPFSLLAAVLHLAEVLADAAQHHNKPSDALRVAVPELVEHLHLDLDYLDAKLAAVGDVSGEAELLLH; from the coding sequence ATGCTTGCAGCTGCCGAGAAGTTCTTCCAGAGCCCCCATGCCTTGCCGACCATGCCCGAGGTGGCCGGCAAGCTGCTGAAAAGCTTCGATGACGACAACATCAGCATGGCCACGCTGGCGGCCCTGATCGGCAAGGACCCGGGCCTGGCCGCCAAGGTGCTGCGCCTGGCCAACTCGGCGCGCTACAGCCCCTCGCACCAGATCGACACCCTGCAGGACGCCGCCGCCACCCTGGGCATGGAGACCCTGCGCAATCTCTCGCTGGCGGCCTGCCTGAGCGGCGCCTTCCCCAGCGTGCCCGGCCTGGACCGTGCCCAGTTCTGGCGCCACAGCATTGCCACGGCCAGCTATGCCCAGCTGCTCAGCCGCATGCTGCAAGTCAATGCCGACACCGCCTACCTTGCCGGCCTGATGCTGCGCACCGGCCAGCTGATGATGGCCCGGCTGCAGCCCGAGGCGGTGGCCGATGTGGAGGCCCATGCCGCCGAGCCGGGCAGTCGCTACTCGCTGGAGCAGCACCGCTTCGACTGCACCCATGCCGATGTGACGGCCTCCCTGGCCCAGCACTGGCATTTCCCGGCCAGCCTGGTGCGCGCCTTCGAAGATGCGCATGCGCCGCTGGAGCACAGCCCCTTCTCCCTGCTGGCCGCGGTGCTGCATCTGGCCGAGGTGCTGGCCGACGCAGCCCAGCACCACAACAAGCCCTCGGATGCGCTACGGGTGGCCGTGCCCGAGCTGGTCGAGCATCTGCACCTGGATCTGGACTATCTCGACGCCAAGCTGGCCGCTGTTGGCGATGTGTCCGGCGAGGCCGAGCTGCTGCTGCACTGA
- a CDS encoding M48 family metallopeptidase — MDYSEYIHRVRLHEQASQDQPQAYRQRVLAFALLGYGAVALLGLLALGGLVWVGWKLVHGQLRGWMFMPALACLGLLWATLTGLRVPFAEPEGQRLTAEEAPELFEGLERIRAKVQGPAVHTVIISDEFNAAILQRPLWLGLAHRNYLIIGWPLLAALEPRRVFAVLAHEYGHLRGSHGKLSAWIYRSRAAWNRLLARYRDEDSLVGQLLAAFVRWYAPRFNALSFALARQDEYAADRAAARIFGAELVGHTLQEVAVKSRLYGEHFWRHWWRLARLRDGGAPPAPHAQMASTLLHLSEPERLQHALRAEMRSLADPSDTHPVLKDRLAALGQRLSGLAPGSQRSALSLLGRARERIGAALDAQWWQQARQDWSRHGEHLRTLHADVRAFQARATVSDELDVDELLRWAEGLKALSDRDASPVLEKALLRAPRHEGVLLALAQHHAPLGTPDARMAEWLDLLYREYPAQAWRAARLAQQWMECCTEPAMLARLRPLWRERLSQAEAMEAQAWEQFAATPCWERSVPLQLDEDCLRQLKSLLLRQRDVRAAWLGAQDIEAKPARAHFTLWLQCRPGVGASAAAELAQQIYQAMDLPGRARVVLVDHQVERARVEQTLQLQLLVQRR, encoded by the coding sequence GTGGATTACTCGGAATACATACACAGGGTGCGCCTGCATGAACAGGCCAGCCAGGATCAGCCGCAGGCCTATCGCCAGCGCGTGCTGGCCTTTGCGCTGCTGGGCTATGGCGCCGTGGCCTTGCTGGGTCTGCTGGCGCTGGGCGGGCTGGTCTGGGTGGGCTGGAAGCTGGTGCATGGCCAGCTGCGCGGCTGGATGTTCATGCCGGCCCTGGCCTGCCTGGGCCTGCTCTGGGCCACGCTCACCGGACTGCGCGTGCCCTTTGCCGAACCGGAAGGCCAGCGCCTGACGGCCGAGGAGGCGCCCGAGCTCTTCGAGGGCCTGGAGCGCATCCGCGCCAAGGTGCAGGGCCCGGCCGTGCACACGGTCATCATCAGCGACGAGTTCAATGCCGCCATCCTGCAGCGCCCGCTCTGGCTGGGCCTGGCGCATCGCAACTACCTGATCATCGGCTGGCCCCTGCTGGCGGCCCTGGAGCCGCGCCGCGTGTTCGCGGTGCTGGCCCATGAGTACGGCCATCTGCGCGGCTCCCATGGCAAGCTCTCGGCCTGGATCTACCGCAGCCGTGCGGCCTGGAACCGCCTGCTGGCCCGCTACCGCGACGAGGATTCCCTGGTCGGCCAGCTGCTGGCCGCCTTTGTGCGCTGGTATGCGCCGCGCTTCAATGCCCTGAGCTTCGCCCTGGCCCGCCAGGACGAGTACGCCGCCGACCGTGCCGCCGCCCGCATCTTCGGCGCCGAGCTGGTAGGCCACACCCTGCAGGAGGTGGCGGTCAAGAGCCGGCTCTACGGTGAGCATTTCTGGCGCCACTGGTGGCGCCTGGCGCGCCTGCGGGATGGCGGGGCGCCGCCGGCCCCGCATGCCCAGATGGCCAGCACCCTGCTGCATCTGAGCGAGCCCGAGCGCCTGCAGCATGCGCTGCGCGCCGAGATGCGCAGCCTGGCCGATCCCAGCGACACCCACCCCGTGCTCAAGGACCGTCTGGCGGCCCTGGGCCAGCGCCTGAGCGGCCTGGCGCCGGGCTCGCAGCGCAGCGCCCTGTCCCTGCTGGGGCGGGCGCGCGAGCGCATCGGTGCGGCCCTGGATGCCCAGTGGTGGCAGCAGGCGCGGCAGGACTGGTCGCGCCATGGCGAGCACCTGCGCACCCTGCATGCCGATGTGCGCGCCTTCCAGGCCCGGGCCACGGTCAGCGACGAGCTGGATGTGGACGAGCTGCTGCGCTGGGCCGAAGGGCTCAAGGCCTTGAGCGACCGCGATGCCAGCCCGGTGCTGGAGAAGGCCCTGCTTCGCGCCCCCCGCCACGAGGGCGTGCTGCTGGCCCTGGCCCAGCACCATGCCCCCCTGGGCACGCCGGATGCACGCATGGCCGAATGGCTGGACCTGCTCTATCGCGAGTACCCTGCCCAGGCCTGGCGCGCCGCCCGCCTGGCCCAGCAGTGGATGGAGTGCTGCACCGAGCCGGCCATGCTGGCGCGGCTGCGCCCGCTGTGGCGCGAACGCCTGAGCCAGGCCGAGGCAATGGAAGCGCAGGCCTGGGAGCAGTTTGCCGCCACGCCCTGCTGGGAGCGCAGCGTGCCCCTGCAGCTGGACGAGGACTGCCTGCGCCAGCTCAAGAGCCTGCTGCTGCGCCAGCGCGATGTGCGCGCCGCCTGGCTGGGGGCGCAGGACATCGAGGCCAAGCCGGCCCGCGCTCATTTCACGCTCTGGCTGCAGTGCCGCCCCGGCGTGGGCGCCAGCGCCGCGGCCGAGCTGGCCCAGCAGATCTACCAGGCCATGGACCTGCCGGGCCGTGCGCGCGTGGTGCTGGTGGACCACCAGGTCGAGCGCGCCCGCGTGGAGCAGACCCTGCAGCTGCAGCTGCTGGTGCAGCGGCGCTGA